In a genomic window of Nocardiopsis mwathae:
- the lysX gene encoding bifunctional lysylphosphatidylglycerol synthetase/lysine--tRNA ligase LysX: MTVISSPAESGRKQHGGGAGAEARPSLWHRVKEKIPGILATTLTLIAVLCALRALSLPLRQSTEGIAEFIEVALVPVPPNLAYAVFLGLLAGALASRKRVAFRIALIYLALIVVLDYLVLVSLIFAPMTDDEVNWIYWFILPNTVIMTLLLGLLIAARDAFRAKVQPGSFYKALGVLGGGLAAGILLGWGLVEMFPGSLTTTENRFLWAVEKVLGGAFQFTVARDGSGPGWVNLTLGLFGAIALLLAVLVLFRSQRANAELTLPDEARIRALLDEHGERDSLGYFATRHDKTVRFSPSGKAAVTYRVVAGVSLASGDPIGDPEAWGGAIRTWLDEAEEHAWTPAVMGAGEEGAKAYARAGLSVLQLGDEAILNVGDFTLEGRNMRVVRQAAHRVERAGYTLRVRRHSDIPADEMEQIIDRVDAWRDTETERGFSMALGRLGDPDDGRCVLVETLGPDGRLAAVLSFVPWGCTGLSLDVMRRDRAADNGLMEFMVSGLMKQAPRLGVQRVSLNFAVFRAAFEEGARIGAGPVLRAWRGLLLFFSRWWQLEALYRSNVKYRPVWNPRFLCFAEARDLAKVGLASAIAEGFLTAPRLPSLLRKSGHRPSIAAARSVPAGQRIADRGAAVAAGDEVATEFDDRDPVAAERAHLPEQVRVRLDKIDAIRGEGRDPYPVGFGRTHTCADARALAEGLAPDSDSGTEVSVTGRVTLVRDHGGVCFATVSDWSGEVQLMLTEPTAGKEGMARWRHDVDLGDHVGVRGTVATSRRGEPSVAVTEWRLTAKCLRPLPDKRRGLADPEARVRQRYLDLTVNDDARRTLRARTAAILSLRESLVGRGFMEVETPILQPVHGGANARPFTTHINAYDMDLYLRIAPELFLKRLCVGGVEKVFELGRTFRNEGVSFKHNPEFTMLEAYQAYADYNDMRLLTQDMIQKAAIAANGAPVLRRRNADGSMSEIDIGGDWPAIPINAAISEATGTEVTADTPVEELVELAARHGIPLQDGWNRGEIVLEIYEHLVEEKTERPTFYMDFPTEVSPLTRQHRDDPRLAEKWDLVAFGTELGTAYSELIDPVEQRKRLTAQSLAAAAGDPEAMELDEDFLRALEYAMPPTGGLGIGVDRLIMMITGLTIRETLPFPLVRPGAR; the protein is encoded by the coding sequence TTGACCGTCATTTCCAGCCCGGCCGAGTCCGGCCGCAAGCAACACGGCGGGGGCGCCGGCGCTGAGGCGCGCCCCTCGCTGTGGCATCGGGTCAAGGAGAAGATCCCGGGCATCCTGGCGACGACGCTCACCCTGATCGCGGTGCTGTGCGCGCTGCGGGCGCTGTCCCTTCCGCTGCGGCAGAGCACCGAGGGGATCGCCGAGTTCATCGAGGTCGCCCTCGTGCCGGTCCCGCCGAACCTCGCCTACGCGGTGTTCCTCGGGCTGCTGGCCGGTGCGCTGGCCTCCCGCAAGCGGGTGGCCTTCCGGATCGCGCTCATCTACCTGGCGCTGATCGTGGTCCTGGACTACCTCGTCCTGGTCAGCCTCATCTTCGCCCCGATGACCGACGACGAGGTGAACTGGATCTACTGGTTCATCCTCCCCAACACGGTCATCATGACGCTGCTGCTGGGGCTGCTGATCGCGGCACGCGACGCGTTTCGCGCGAAGGTGCAGCCGGGGTCCTTCTACAAGGCCCTCGGCGTGCTCGGCGGAGGCCTGGCGGCGGGAATCCTGCTCGGCTGGGGCCTGGTCGAGATGTTCCCCGGCTCCCTCACCACCACCGAGAACCGCTTCCTGTGGGCGGTGGAGAAGGTGCTGGGCGGCGCCTTCCAGTTCACCGTCGCCCGCGACGGCAGCGGCCCCGGCTGGGTCAACCTCACCCTCGGCCTGTTCGGCGCCATCGCGCTGCTCCTCGCGGTCCTGGTGCTGTTCAGGTCGCAGCGCGCCAACGCCGAGCTGACCCTCCCCGACGAGGCGCGCATCCGCGCCCTCCTCGACGAGCACGGCGAGCGCGACTCCCTGGGCTACTTCGCCACCCGCCACGACAAGACGGTGCGCTTCTCCCCCAGCGGCAAGGCCGCCGTCACCTACCGCGTCGTCGCCGGGGTCAGCCTGGCCAGCGGCGACCCGATCGGCGACCCCGAGGCGTGGGGCGGCGCCATCCGCACCTGGCTGGACGAGGCCGAGGAACACGCCTGGACGCCGGCCGTCATGGGCGCCGGCGAGGAGGGCGCCAAGGCCTATGCCCGCGCGGGGCTCAGCGTCCTGCAGCTGGGCGATGAGGCGATCCTCAACGTCGGCGACTTCACCCTGGAGGGCCGCAACATGCGCGTGGTGCGCCAGGCCGCGCACCGCGTCGAGCGCGCCGGGTACACGCTGCGCGTCCGTCGGCACTCCGACATCCCGGCCGACGAGATGGAGCAGATCATCGACCGGGTCGACGCCTGGCGCGACACCGAGACCGAGCGCGGGTTCTCCATGGCGCTCGGCCGCCTCGGCGACCCCGACGACGGCCGCTGCGTGCTGGTGGAGACGCTGGGGCCGGACGGGCGCCTGGCCGCGGTGCTGTCGTTCGTCCCGTGGGGCTGCACCGGGCTGAGCCTGGACGTGATGCGCCGCGACCGCGCCGCCGACAACGGCCTCATGGAGTTCATGGTCTCCGGGCTGATGAAGCAGGCCCCGCGCCTGGGTGTGCAGCGCGTCTCGCTGAACTTCGCGGTGTTCCGCGCCGCCTTCGAGGAGGGCGCGCGGATCGGCGCCGGGCCGGTGCTGCGCGCCTGGCGCGGCCTGCTGCTGTTCTTCTCCCGCTGGTGGCAGCTGGAGGCGCTGTACCGCTCCAACGTCAAATACCGCCCAGTGTGGAACCCGCGGTTCCTGTGCTTCGCCGAGGCGCGCGACCTGGCCAAGGTCGGCCTGGCCTCCGCCATCGCCGAGGGCTTTCTGACCGCGCCGCGGCTGCCCAGCCTGCTGCGCAAGTCGGGGCATCGGCCGTCCATCGCGGCGGCCCGCTCGGTCCCGGCCGGCCAGCGCATCGCCGACCGCGGGGCGGCCGTGGCGGCGGGCGACGAGGTGGCCACCGAGTTCGACGACCGCGACCCGGTGGCCGCCGAGCGCGCCCACCTGCCCGAGCAGGTGCGGGTGCGGCTCGACAAGATCGACGCCATCCGCGGCGAGGGGCGCGACCCCTACCCGGTGGGCTTCGGCCGCACGCACACCTGTGCCGACGCCCGCGCCCTGGCCGAAGGCCTGGCGCCGGACAGCGACAGCGGCACCGAGGTGTCGGTCACCGGGCGGGTCACGCTGGTCCGCGACCACGGCGGCGTCTGCTTCGCCACCGTCTCCGACTGGAGCGGCGAGGTGCAGCTGATGCTGACCGAGCCGACCGCCGGCAAGGAGGGCATGGCGCGCTGGCGCCACGACGTCGACCTCGGCGACCACGTGGGCGTGCGCGGCACGGTGGCGACCAGCCGCCGCGGCGAGCCGTCGGTGGCCGTCACCGAGTGGCGGCTCACCGCCAAGTGCCTGCGGCCGCTGCCGGACAAGCGGCGCGGTCTGGCCGACCCCGAGGCGCGGGTGCGCCAGCGCTACCTCGACCTGACCGTGAACGACGACGCCCGCCGGACACTGCGGGCGCGGACCGCGGCGATCCTGAGCCTGCGCGAGTCGCTGGTCGGGCGCGGATTCATGGAGGTGGAGACGCCGATCCTGCAGCCGGTGCACGGCGGCGCCAACGCCCGCCCGTTCACCACCCACATCAACGCCTACGACATGGACCTCTACCTGCGCATCGCGCCGGAGCTGTTCCTCAAACGGCTGTGCGTGGGCGGTGTCGAGAAGGTCTTCGAGCTGGGCCGGACGTTCCGCAACGAGGGCGTGTCCTTCAAGCACAACCCCGAGTTCACCATGCTGGAGGCCTACCAGGCCTACGCCGACTACAACGACATGCGCCTGCTGACCCAGGACATGATCCAGAAGGCGGCGATCGCGGCCAACGGGGCGCCGGTGCTGCGGCGCCGCAACGCCGACGGGTCGATGAGCGAGATCGACATCGGCGGCGACTGGCCGGCGATCCCGATCAACGCCGCGATCTCGGAGGCCACGGGGACGGAGGTCACCGCGGACACCCCGGTCGAGGAGCTGGTCGAGCTGGCGGCGCGGCACGGCATCCCGCTGCAGGACGGGTGGAACCGGGGCGAGATCGTGCTGGAGATCTACGAGCACCTGGTGGAGGAGAAGACCGAGCGGCCCACGTTCTACATGGACTTCCCCACCGAGGTGTCCCCGCTGACCCGCCAGCACCGGGACGACCCGCGGCTGGCCGAGAAGTGGGACCTGGTGGCGTTCGGCACCGAGCTGGGCACCGCCTACTCCGAGCTGATCGACCCGGTGGAGCAGCGCAAGCGGCTCACCGCCCAGTCGTTGGCCGCCGCGGCGGGCGACCCCGAGGCGATGGAGCTGGACGAGGACTTCCTGCGCGCGCTGGAGTACGCCATGCCGCCCACGGGCGGGCTGGGGATCGGCGTCGACCGGCTGATCATGATGATCACCGGGCTGACGATCCGCGAGACCCTGCCGTTCCCGCTGGTCCGCCCGGGCGCGCGGTGA
- a CDS encoding DUF998 domain-containing protein, whose amino-acid sequence MSTAVAPGGAADRAPGGASGGRTAVRVARAAAVAAAVAYSLWVVEFALPTGIDPGLSFVSELSAADAPFGDVFRGADRAAGVLAVVCGVIGLAVGAGRDRAEGGKRDLWTPVLWLALIVFGAATFADSFLPMDCAVSADAACAAAERAGELSAVHTAHAYSSSIAGTAGIVGVAALALRERHGRAWALGWVLLAVQVAAMVAVLALLAVGDGQPVDGFGIAQRVQIGAVAAWLLAVGLLPGPWRRAPGSARKA is encoded by the coding sequence GTGAGCACCGCTGTGGCGCCCGGCGGAGCGGCGGACCGCGCACCCGGCGGCGCGTCGGGCGGGCGGACCGCCGTCCGCGTCGCCCGTGCGGCGGCCGTCGCCGCCGCCGTGGCCTACAGCCTGTGGGTGGTGGAGTTCGCGCTGCCGACGGGCATCGACCCGGGCTTGAGCTTCGTCAGCGAACTGTCGGCGGCCGACGCCCCGTTCGGCGACGTGTTCCGCGGCGCCGACCGCGCGGCGGGGGTCCTGGCGGTGGTGTGCGGGGTGATCGGCCTGGCGGTGGGTGCCGGTCGGGACCGCGCCGAAGGCGGGAAGCGGGACCTGTGGACGCCGGTCCTCTGGCTCGCGCTAATCGTCTTCGGCGCCGCGACCTTCGCCGACAGCTTCCTGCCCATGGACTGCGCCGTGTCGGCGGACGCGGCGTGCGCGGCCGCCGAGCGCGCCGGGGAACTCTCGGCGGTCCACACGGCCCACGCCTACTCCAGCTCGATCGCGGGCACGGCCGGAATCGTGGGGGTGGCCGCACTCGCCTTGCGAGAGCGGCACGGCCGCGCCTGGGCGCTCGGCTGGGTGCTGCTCGCGGTCCAGGTGGCGGCCATGGTCGCCGTCCTGGCGCTGCTCGCGGTCGGCGACGGCCAACCGGTCGACGGCTTCGGCATCGCCCAGCGCGTACAGATCGGCGCGGTGGCGGCATGGCTGCTGGCGGTCGGCCTACTGCCGGGCCCGTGGCGCCGCGCCCCGGGATCAGCCCGCAAGGCCTGA
- a CDS encoding RNA polymerase sigma factor has product MAAATIRWPGRLDWITRVETAWSAVAERLYTADAPPTRNDLKVAGWSAITEHARKDNSFRGRTWGYDSTSTPSFERFWALAAGHVPSPEGAVVERRALGQIWAALPEQHRRVLRALADHGHYAEAADALGVTLGSFYSLVSRARKAFFALWHEHEVPSRPWGNDVRGRKLRRKNVTVIAVRQRTRLRARRPADRPNNSRAKRDIGISDADLLLRHRDGESYESIAASLSIGPTAVRRRVLGLMALAQTS; this is encoded by the coding sequence TTGGCCGCGGCCACGATCCGGTGGCCGGGGCGGCTGGACTGGATCACGCGGGTGGAGACCGCGTGGTCGGCCGTCGCGGAGCGGCTCTACACAGCGGACGCACCTCCCACCCGCAACGACCTCAAGGTCGCGGGGTGGAGCGCCATCACCGAGCACGCCCGCAAGGACAACTCGTTCCGGGGGCGTACCTGGGGCTACGACTCCACCAGTACCCCGAGCTTCGAGCGGTTCTGGGCGTTAGCGGCCGGGCACGTGCCCAGCCCTGAGGGTGCTGTCGTGGAACGCCGCGCGCTGGGCCAGATCTGGGCGGCTCTGCCCGAGCAGCACCGCCGTGTCCTGCGGGCGCTCGCGGACCATGGTCACTATGCCGAGGCCGCCGACGCCCTCGGTGTCACGCTGGGCAGCTTCTACTCGCTGGTCTCCCGTGCCCGCAAGGCGTTCTTCGCCCTCTGGCACGAGCACGAGGTGCCCTCGCGTCCGTGGGGCAACGACGTCCGGGGGCGCAAGCTGCGGAGGAAGAATGTCACCGTCATCGCCGTGCGCCAGCGGACACGGCTGCGGGCGCGGCGGCCCGCCGACAGGCCGAACAACAGCCGCGCCAAGCGCGACATCGGCATCAGCGACGCCGACCTTCTCCTTCGCCACCGCGACGGCGAGAGCTACGAGTCCATCGCCGCCTCGCTCAGCATCGGGCCGACGGCTGTGCGGCGCCGTGTTCTGGGGCTTATGGCGCTAGCTCAGACCAGTTGA
- a CDS encoding helix-turn-helix domain-containing protein, translating into MANEIPVRRRHLITRLKQLRLSSGLTQDDVSGAMGWDRGKIHRLEQGRFKRINAADVVALCGLYKASDEEKDALAEIAKQSRKSSWWYRYSDVFAGPFIGLEAEALTIEGFNNSLVPGLFQVPEYIQALIEPALDVTVPRDEVQTRIDVRLQRQRSVLDRKNPPHIWLILDESVLRRQVGGVEVMRTQVRHLREMTERPTIDIQVLPFSAGAHAASGFQFTTLGFEGSDRVVYIETDRDGLYLEEPEQIRRYTLVFDRLQATAMSVEDSARFMDAVVS; encoded by the coding sequence ATGGCCAACGAGATCCCTGTCCGGCGGCGGCACCTGATCACCCGTCTCAAGCAGCTCCGTCTAAGCTCCGGGCTCACGCAAGACGACGTGTCAGGTGCCATGGGTTGGGACAGAGGGAAGATCCACCGCCTTGAGCAAGGCCGGTTCAAGCGGATCAATGCCGCTGACGTCGTAGCGCTCTGTGGGCTGTACAAGGCCAGCGATGAAGAGAAGGATGCCCTGGCCGAGATCGCGAAGCAGTCCCGGAAGTCCTCATGGTGGTACCGCTACAGCGACGTATTCGCCGGACCGTTCATCGGCCTTGAAGCCGAGGCGCTCACCATCGAGGGGTTCAACAACTCGCTGGTCCCCGGCCTGTTCCAGGTCCCTGAGTACATCCAGGCCCTCATCGAGCCAGCGCTTGACGTCACAGTGCCCAGGGATGAGGTGCAGACCCGAATCGATGTCCGTCTGCAGCGGCAGCGGTCTGTCCTGGACAGAAAGAACCCGCCCCACATCTGGCTGATCCTGGATGAAAGTGTCCTGCGCCGACAGGTCGGCGGGGTCGAGGTCATGCGAACTCAAGTACGTCACCTGCGAGAGATGACTGAACGGCCGACCATCGACATTCAAGTACTGCCGTTCTCAGCAGGCGCCCACGCGGCCAGCGGGTTCCAGTTCACAACGCTGGGCTTCGAGGGCTCAGATCGGGTCGTCTACATCGAGACGGATCGGGATGGCCTCTACCTAGAAGAACCCGAACAAATCCGGCGATATACGCTGGTGTTCGACCGACTCCAGGCGACAGCGATGAGCGTCGAGGATTCAGCCAGGTTCATGGATGCGGTCGTCTCCTGA
- a CDS encoding DUF397 domain-containing protein, whose protein sequence is MCLTDGPWRKSSYSGRNSNCVEVARFRKSSYSAASSNDCVEVAELPQGAAMRDSKHPALGHITFPAVEWNAFLADVKADKI, encoded by the coding sequence ATGTGCCTCACGGATGGGCCATGGCGCAAGAGCTCGTATAGCGGCAGAAACTCCAACTGTGTCGAGGTTGCCCGCTTCCGCAAGAGCAGCTACAGCGCGGCCAGCAGCAACGACTGCGTCGAAGTAGCCGAGCTCCCCCAAGGCGCCGCCATGCGCGACTCCAAGCACCCCGCCCTCGGGCACATCACCTTCCCCGCGGTCGAGTGGAACGCCTTCCTTGCCGACGTCAAGGCTGACAAGATCTAG